In Spinacia oleracea cultivar Varoflay chromosome 5, BTI_SOV_V1, whole genome shotgun sequence, a single window of DNA contains:
- the LOC110803620 gene encoding probable GTP-binding protein OBGM, mitochondrial: protein MLREVTVEVGMEVCDVVELIGMASLMNGRWGGHGTSKNKIGSRGEDKVVQVPVSTAIYFVESEIPSIVEKSSSVIHPWDLPGIFTSDLLASDQLSTFSLWEPDMD from the exons ATGTTAAGGGAGGTGACAGTGGAAGTGGGAATGGAAGTTTGTGACGTAGTTGAACTGATCGGTATGGCAAGCCTGATG AATGGACGATGGGGTGGGCATGGTACTTCAAAGAATAAGATCGGCAGCCGTGGAGAAGACAAG GTTGTGCAAGTTCCTGTTTCTACTGCTATCTATTTTGTGGAGAGTGAAATCCCTTCAATAGTGGAGAAGTCATCTTCTGTGATTCACCCTTGGGATCTTCCAGGTATTTTTACTTCTGATCTCCTTGCATCTGATCAGCTATCCACTTTTAGTTTGTGGGAGCCGGATATGGATTAG